The genomic segment CTTGAAAAGCCCAAATAGTCGTTAGAACAAAAATCTACCAAGCCTTTCTTAACAGAAAGTTCTCGTAAAGCACCGTTCTCTTTCCTGTCGCTCAGCGACTTACTTATAAACTCTTCAATTGATCTCATGCCTAAATAAAAAAGGGCCTCAAAGATACCCTTATTTTATTTGCACCAAACACAAAAAAGCCTGCCTGTATTAACAAACAAGCTTCAATTCCTAATTAAGATATAGACTATACAGCCTCTTCCTTACCCTTTTTCGAAGCAGTAATATTAGCGTCAATACTATGTCCAGGCCTAGACCATTTCGGTTTTTCGGTAGCCCTCACTTCCTTATAAGACTCTTTTGTTTCTGGCTTATCGCCATCCTTAAATGCCGCTTTAGTTTTCAAACCAAGAATGTCAAACATTTCCTTATCCTGATTAAACTCTGGATTAGGAGTAGTAAGTAGCTTATCCCCTGCAAAAACAGAATTCGCACCTGCCATGAAACACATTGCCTGCCCTTCCATGCTCATTTCCAATCGACCTGCCGACATACGAACAGATGCTTTCGGCAATACAATTCGCGCTGTAGCTATCATTCGAACAACGTCCCAAATTGGCACTTTGTAATTCTCTGCCATTGGCGTACCCTCCACAGGCACCAATGCGTTAATAGGAACAGAAGCCGGTGGTGTATCTAAATTAACCAGAGTATATAACATACCTACTCTATCTTCTATAGACTCACCCATTCCAATAATACCACCCGAACAAACCCCAACATCCCACTTCTGAACATTCTCAATAGTCTTCAATCTATCATCGTACGCCCGAGTAGAAATAATTTCTTTATAATAATCTTCTGATGTATCTACATTGTGATTATATGCATACAGACCAGCATCCGCCAATCTTCTCGCTTGATCGTCGGTAATCATCCCTAACGTGCAACATACTTCCATATCCATTCCGTTTACCAGACGAACCATCTCGAGTATATTATCAAAGTCTTTTCCCTCCTTAACATTCCTC from the Flavobacteriales bacterium genome contains:
- the bioB gene encoding biotin synthase BioB, which gives rise to MSSENRKWSREEIRAVYDRPLMQLVFDAAVVHRENNDPLEVQVSKLISVKTGGCSEDCGYCPQAARYHTGVENQPLMSVDEVRKDAEDAKASGASRLCMGAAWRNVKEGKDFDNILEMVRLVNGMDMEVCCTLGMITDDQARRLADAGLYAYNHNVDTSEDYYKEIISTRAYDDRLKTIENVQKWDVGVCSGGIIGMGESIEDRVGMLYTLVNLDTPPASVPINALVPVEGTPMAENYKVPIWDVVRMIATARIVLPKASVRMSAGRLEMSMEGQAMCFMAGANSVFAGDKLLTTPNPEFNQDKEMFDILGLKTKAAFKDGDKPETKESYKEVRATEKPKWSRPGHSIDANITASKKGKEEAV